A portion of the Betta splendens chromosome 2, fBetSpl5.4, whole genome shotgun sequence genome contains these proteins:
- the LOC114851042 gene encoding protein O-GlcNAcase-like isoform X2, translating to MEGETQFLCGVVEGFYGRPWSMDQRKVLFQWMQCWGLNTYLYGPKDDLKHRLLWREVYSPEEEAQLRTLIAEAQSRGLRFVYALSPGQDIVFSSSCDLTLLKRKLRQVSDLGCQAFAILFDDIDHSMCQADSEAFSSFAHAQVTVTNEIYRFLGEPPVFLFCPTEYCGSLCSPSVSKSPYLQTVGEDLLPNITVIWTGSKVISRKLSVECLAEVGSVLQRPPLIWDNLHANDYDSRRLFLGPFKGREPQLRSHLRGLLLNPNCEFEANYIPLHTLGSWYRTGEEDDECEYCPDKALSAALHDWMDELNQPLQAGRQSTRGDQRSSAPSSRCKPADAADSPSALRGTCAVAKLPVFPLNSSSPPPSPTKVKGERSHQPNQLSHQTPGTRPGLPSGGGRGQKAPGRGSCSGKGLLSESQVRLLVGLHFLPHEHGPAAQKLLQDLTWLKSNCHLVGTSNKKSPPQKVDEWRGRSSRFLSLCEDIAQLHCSVVGGANRAVLYDLYPYVWDLRNMALVAKAFICWLDGRVLSDSSTLASWRNCFHWCGKTTGADLLGVDSEPWVFKGGVSGEVQMILPVGNSSELFTHPPPLFPTSRLYNIRPYHSKDKAELYRMVRQLHLRTQGGQGSSAAHPDVVGDRCLGPCLALCPEYSFVLEDELGVCGCVLGVLDVRTFAKRCQASWMPAMRDKYPPRGGNAHPNTQDLLQLMEEDQGEYPDSLLYHFPSQLRLDALPELVDISVSRILLTALLTALKANGSQGVFCEVQPTDRQRLEFLTKLGFLEILRGEARSREGVVLGRLL from the exons atggagggggaGACGCAGTTTCTTTGTGGCGTGGTGGAAG gttTCTATGGGAGGCCATGGTCTATGGACCAGAGGAAGGTTCTCTTCCAGTG GATGCAGTGCTGGGGGCTGAACACTTACTTGTATGGCCCAAAAGATGACCTCAAACACAGACTTTTGTGGAGGGAAGTCTATTCTCCCGAGGAGGAGG CTCAGTTGCGTACTCTCATAGCGGAGGCTCAGTCGAGAGGCCTGAGGTTTGTTTACGCCCTCTCCCCTGGTCAGGACATCgtcttctcttcttcctgtgaCCTGACATTGCTCAAGCGCAAGCTCAGACAG gtATCAGACCTGGGTTGTCAGGCGTTTGCCATACTGTTTGATGACATTGATCATTCCATGTGTCAGGCCGACAGCGAGGCCTTCTCCTCATTCGCCCACGCTCAGGTCACAGTAACCAATGAGATCTACCGGTTCCTGGGGGAACCACCCGTCTTCCTCTTTTGCCCAACAG AGTACTGTGGTTCTTTGTGCTCTCCCAGCGTGTCTAAGTCTCCATACCTGCAGACTGTTGGGGAGGACCTACTACCCAACATAACAGTAATATGGACAG GCAGCAAGGTCATCTCCAGGAAGCTTTCTGTAGAGTGCCTCGCTGAGGTGGGGTCTGTCCTCCAGCGGCCGCCGCTCATATGGGACAACCTGCACGCCAACGACTACGACTCCAGACGTCTCTTCCTGGGGCCCTTCAAGGGGCGAGAGCCTCAGCTGAGGAGCCACCTCAGGGGCCTGTTACTCAACCCTAACTGCGAGTTTGAGGCCAACTACATCCCACTGCACACACTAGGGAGCTGGTACAGAACTGGAGAAGAGG ATGATGAGTGTGAGTACTGTCCTGACAAAGCTCTGTCTGCTGCACTACATGACTGGATGGACGAACTCAACCAGCCGTTACAAGCAG GTCGTCAGAGCACACGAGGAGACCAGCGCTCGTCCGCTCCGTCGTCGCGCTGCAAACCGGCCGATGCAGCCGACAGCCCCTCCGCCCTAAGGGGGACCTGCGCTGTGGCCAAGCTCCCCGTCTTCCCCTTGAATTCCAGTTCACCCCCTCCGTCACCCACTAAGGTAAAAGGGGAGAGGTCACACCAGCCCAATCAGCTCAGCCACCAAACTCCAGGGACGCGACCTGGGCTGCCTTCAGGTGGAGGGCGGGGGCAGAAAGCCCCGGGTCGGGGGTCCTGTAGTGGGAAAGGCCTGCTCAGCGAGTCCCAGGTGCGCCTGCTGGTCGGTCTTCATTTTCTGCCCCATGAACACGGCCCGGCTGCTCAGAAGCTCTTACAGGATCTGACCTGGCTGAAAAGCAACTGCCACCTGGTCGGCACCAGCAACAAAAAGTCACCACCCCAGAAG GTTGACGAGTGGCGAGGTCGGTCCTCCAGgttcctgtctctgtgtgaAGACATAGCCCAGCTCCACTGCAGTGTGGTCGGCGGAGCCAACAGGGCTGTGCTCTATGACCTTTACCCTTATGTGTGGGACCTGAGGAACATGGCTCTGGTGGCTAAGGCCTTCATATGTTGGCTAG ATGGACGAGTGTTGAGTGACAGCTCCACCTTGGCTTCCTGGAGGAACTGCTTTCATT GGTGCGGAAAGACGACTGGAGCCGACCTGCTGGGAGTGGATTCAGAGCCGTGGGTGTTCAAAGGGGGCGTGTCTGGAGAGGTGCAG aTGATTCTCCCAGTTGGCAACAGCAGTGAGCTCTtcactcatcctcctcctctatttCCCACTTCTCGTCTGTACAACATCAGGCCCTATCACAGCAAGGACAAG GCTGAGTTGTATCGAATGGTTCGCCAACTTCACCTGAGAACTCAGGGTGGCCAGGGGTCCAGCGCCGCTCACCCAGATGTCGTAGGAGACAG GTGTCTCGGGCCGTGCCTGGCGCTGTGCCCTGAGTACAGTTTCGTCCTGGAGGATGAGCTGGGCGTGTGCGGGTGCGTGTTGGGCGTCTTGGATGTTCGCACCTTTGCAAAGCGTTGCCAGGCCAGCTGGATGCCGGCCATGAGGGACAAATACCCACCCAGAGGAGGGAACGCACACCCGAACACGCAG GACTtgctccagctgatggaggaggaccagGGGGAGTACCCGGACTCCCTGCTCTACCACTTCCCCTCCCAGCTGCGACTGGACGCTCTGCCTGAGCTGGTGGACATCAGCGTGAGCCGCATCCTGCTCACAGCCCTCCTCACGGCGCTCAAGGCCAATG gtTCTCAGGGTGTGTTCTGCGAGGTGCAGCCAACAGACCGGCAAAGGCTGGAGTTCCTGACCAAACTGGGCTTCCTGGAGATCCTCCGAGGAGAAGccaggagcagagagggagtGGTGCTGGGGAGGCTGCTCTga
- the LOC114851042 gene encoding protein O-GlcNAcase-like isoform X1, producing MEGETQFLCGVVEGFYGRPWSMDQRKVLFQWMQCWGLNTYLYGPKDDLKHRLLWREVYSPEEEAQLRTLIAEAQSRGLRFVYALSPGQDIVFSSSCDLTLLKRKLRQVSDLGCQAFAILFDDIDHSMCQADSEAFSSFAHAQVTVTNEIYRFLGEPPVFLFCPTEYCGSLCSPSVSKSPYLQTVGEDLLPNITVIWTGSKVISRKLSVECLAEVGSVLQRPPLIWDNLHANDYDSRRLFLGPFKGREPQLRSHLRGLLLNPNCEFEANYIPLHTLGSWYRTGEEGKDDECEYCPDKALSAALHDWMDELNQPLQAGRQSTRGDQRSSAPSSRCKPADAADSPSALRGTCAVAKLPVFPLNSSSPPPSPTKVKGERSHQPNQLSHQTPGTRPGLPSGGGRGQKAPGRGSCSGKGLLSESQVRLLVGLHFLPHEHGPAAQKLLQDLTWLKSNCHLVGTSNKKSPPQKVDEWRGRSSRFLSLCEDIAQLHCSVVGGANRAVLYDLYPYVWDLRNMALVAKAFICWLDGRVLSDSSTLASWRNCFHWCGKTTGADLLGVDSEPWVFKGGVSGEVQMILPVGNSSELFTHPPPLFPTSRLYNIRPYHSKDKAELYRMVRQLHLRTQGGQGSSAAHPDVVGDRCLGPCLALCPEYSFVLEDELGVCGCVLGVLDVRTFAKRCQASWMPAMRDKYPPRGGNAHPNTQDLLQLMEEDQGEYPDSLLYHFPSQLRLDALPELVDISVSRILLTALLTALKANGSQGVFCEVQPTDRQRLEFLTKLGFLEILRGEARSREGVVLGRLL from the exons atggagggggaGACGCAGTTTCTTTGTGGCGTGGTGGAAG gttTCTATGGGAGGCCATGGTCTATGGACCAGAGGAAGGTTCTCTTCCAGTG GATGCAGTGCTGGGGGCTGAACACTTACTTGTATGGCCCAAAAGATGACCTCAAACACAGACTTTTGTGGAGGGAAGTCTATTCTCCCGAGGAGGAGG CTCAGTTGCGTACTCTCATAGCGGAGGCTCAGTCGAGAGGCCTGAGGTTTGTTTACGCCCTCTCCCCTGGTCAGGACATCgtcttctcttcttcctgtgaCCTGACATTGCTCAAGCGCAAGCTCAGACAG gtATCAGACCTGGGTTGTCAGGCGTTTGCCATACTGTTTGATGACATTGATCATTCCATGTGTCAGGCCGACAGCGAGGCCTTCTCCTCATTCGCCCACGCTCAGGTCACAGTAACCAATGAGATCTACCGGTTCCTGGGGGAACCACCCGTCTTCCTCTTTTGCCCAACAG AGTACTGTGGTTCTTTGTGCTCTCCCAGCGTGTCTAAGTCTCCATACCTGCAGACTGTTGGGGAGGACCTACTACCCAACATAACAGTAATATGGACAG GCAGCAAGGTCATCTCCAGGAAGCTTTCTGTAGAGTGCCTCGCTGAGGTGGGGTCTGTCCTCCAGCGGCCGCCGCTCATATGGGACAACCTGCACGCCAACGACTACGACTCCAGACGTCTCTTCCTGGGGCCCTTCAAGGGGCGAGAGCCTCAGCTGAGGAGCCACCTCAGGGGCCTGTTACTCAACCCTAACTGCGAGTTTGAGGCCAACTACATCCCACTGCACACACTAGGGAGCTGGTACAGAACTGGAGAAGAGGGTAA AGATGATGAGTGTGAGTACTGTCCTGACAAAGCTCTGTCTGCTGCACTACATGACTGGATGGACGAACTCAACCAGCCGTTACAAGCAG GTCGTCAGAGCACACGAGGAGACCAGCGCTCGTCCGCTCCGTCGTCGCGCTGCAAACCGGCCGATGCAGCCGACAGCCCCTCCGCCCTAAGGGGGACCTGCGCTGTGGCCAAGCTCCCCGTCTTCCCCTTGAATTCCAGTTCACCCCCTCCGTCACCCACTAAGGTAAAAGGGGAGAGGTCACACCAGCCCAATCAGCTCAGCCACCAAACTCCAGGGACGCGACCTGGGCTGCCTTCAGGTGGAGGGCGGGGGCAGAAAGCCCCGGGTCGGGGGTCCTGTAGTGGGAAAGGCCTGCTCAGCGAGTCCCAGGTGCGCCTGCTGGTCGGTCTTCATTTTCTGCCCCATGAACACGGCCCGGCTGCTCAGAAGCTCTTACAGGATCTGACCTGGCTGAAAAGCAACTGCCACCTGGTCGGCACCAGCAACAAAAAGTCACCACCCCAGAAG GTTGACGAGTGGCGAGGTCGGTCCTCCAGgttcctgtctctgtgtgaAGACATAGCCCAGCTCCACTGCAGTGTGGTCGGCGGAGCCAACAGGGCTGTGCTCTATGACCTTTACCCTTATGTGTGGGACCTGAGGAACATGGCTCTGGTGGCTAAGGCCTTCATATGTTGGCTAG ATGGACGAGTGTTGAGTGACAGCTCCACCTTGGCTTCCTGGAGGAACTGCTTTCATT GGTGCGGAAAGACGACTGGAGCCGACCTGCTGGGAGTGGATTCAGAGCCGTGGGTGTTCAAAGGGGGCGTGTCTGGAGAGGTGCAG aTGATTCTCCCAGTTGGCAACAGCAGTGAGCTCTtcactcatcctcctcctctatttCCCACTTCTCGTCTGTACAACATCAGGCCCTATCACAGCAAGGACAAG GCTGAGTTGTATCGAATGGTTCGCCAACTTCACCTGAGAACTCAGGGTGGCCAGGGGTCCAGCGCCGCTCACCCAGATGTCGTAGGAGACAG GTGTCTCGGGCCGTGCCTGGCGCTGTGCCCTGAGTACAGTTTCGTCCTGGAGGATGAGCTGGGCGTGTGCGGGTGCGTGTTGGGCGTCTTGGATGTTCGCACCTTTGCAAAGCGTTGCCAGGCCAGCTGGATGCCGGCCATGAGGGACAAATACCCACCCAGAGGAGGGAACGCACACCCGAACACGCAG GACTtgctccagctgatggaggaggaccagGGGGAGTACCCGGACTCCCTGCTCTACCACTTCCCCTCCCAGCTGCGACTGGACGCTCTGCCTGAGCTGGTGGACATCAGCGTGAGCCGCATCCTGCTCACAGCCCTCCTCACGGCGCTCAAGGCCAATG gtTCTCAGGGTGTGTTCTGCGAGGTGCAGCCAACAGACCGGCAAAGGCTGGAGTTCCTGACCAAACTGGGCTTCCTGGAGATCCTCCGAGGAGAAGccaggagcagagagggagtGGTGCTGGGGAGGCTGCTCTga
- the LOC121202712 gene encoding macrophage mannose receptor 1-like, with protein sequence MDYRLIIFVLTGALISDASVQTRQFYFVNTPLNWTDARSFCRQFYSDLATIENTADVSAVTNTTSNYTGKAWIGLLNIWIWSLNDTSLYGEGGTGFLNWGPGYPVYGQQSCVLVFGIQTSAPGIWTNWYCTHALPFVCYNGAINGVSSFVLVNDFMTWTDAQSYCRNNYVDLASIRNEAENSIITNLAGVYGVFIGLHQDVVWSDGSTSVFRNWASGEPYMYSSIDECITTSFSDSGLWSNDNCSLSSPFICYTTAPSNAQSFGATAQNETSITLQWSQVNSGVSFILQFNGTVKTIAAPVGGGPVTQTVSSLTAGTEYTFTLFSVFDNVRSSGVTIIAATDQYDYF encoded by the exons ATGGATTATCGTCTGATCATCTTTGTGCTCACAG GAGCACTGATCAGTGACGCTTCTGTCCAAACACGACAGTTCTATTTTGTGAACACACCACTGAACTGGACTGATGCTCGGAGCTTTTGCAGACAGTTTTACTCTGACCTGGCTACTATAGAGAACACAGCTGATGTCTCTGCTGTTACAAACACAACGTCAAATTACACAG GCAAAGCTTGGATAGGTCTACTGAACATCTGGATATGGTCCCTGAATGACACCAGCCTCTatggagaaggaggaacagGGTTTTTAAACTGGGGTCCTGGTTATCCTGTGTATGGACAACAATCCTGTGTGCTCGTGTTTGGTATCCAGACAAGTGCTCCTGGCATATGGACTAATTGGTACTGCACTCATGCATTACCATTTGTATGCTACAATG GTGCAATAAATGGCGTATCATCTTTTGTGTTGGTTAACGACTTCATGACCTGGACTGATGCTCAGAGCTACTGCAGAAACAACTATGTAGATTTAGCCAG TATACGAAATGAGGCTGAAAATAGCATAATCACAAACTTAGCAGGCGTGTATGGTGTGTTCATTGGTCTGCACCAGGACGTGGTGTGGTCTGATGGAAGCACGTCTGTTTTTCGTAACTGGGCCAGTGGTGAGCCATACATGTACTCTAGTATAGACGAGTGCATCACCACATCATTCAGTGACTCTGGACTCTGGTCAAATGATAACTGCTCTCTCAGTTCCCCATTCATCTGTTACACAACAG ctccatcaaatgcccaaagctttggagcaactgcccaaaatgagaccagtatcactctgcagtggagtcaagtaaacagtggagtcagttttattcttcagtttaatgggacagtaaaaaccatcgctgcacctgttggaggaggaccagtaactcagacagtctcatctctcactgctgggactgaatatacattcacactgttctctgtgtttgacaatgtcagaagcagtggagtaacgaTCATTGCAGCTACTG ATCAGTACGATTACTTCTAA